The following proteins are co-located in the Castanea sativa cultivar Marrone di Chiusa Pesio chromosome 8, ASM4071231v1 genome:
- the LOC142607661 gene encoding uncharacterized protein LOC142607661, which translates to MMLQFPDLVKMKTKKMVFEDVYAARDSATLEQLKEVSSKRRVIEESINESSFVTEAIAREMYGGFTSPLQQDLHKLEEYLPLLENLIFHADLVSSNWKMFQWTSDLKIRWASSLSSSSFFNLRGPRFFQIDSLRFELGMTLFLYGAILRERALEVLPTDLVQSATLFREAAGVYHHLAHEVLPMLEPALPAERPPEAISSVSTVMSLICMAEAQAVTIRKAEEKRTTVGLLAKLHYGVTQLLDEAYDILYKETRECKDISSRFAEFIFSCNALHELRSQKFLADDLKNAGQVGVAVGVLRLALSNITKKMPGEESWKSVFRKEIDDVSEMLRKFEHENEFVWHEKIPHGDELPLPQGNKIVSIIPYNPKRWERELAFKL; encoded by the exons ATGATGCTCCAGTTTCCCGACCTGGTCAAGATGAAAACTAAgaag ATGGTGTTTGAGGATGTATATGCTGCGCGTGACTCTGCAACGCTGGAGCAATTGAAAGAAGTGAGCTCAAAGCGGAGAGTGATTGAAGAGTCTATCAATGAGAGCAGTTTTGTTACGGAGGCTATTGCCAGAGAAATGTATGGTGGCTTCACATCTCCCCTTCAGCAG GACCTTCACAAGCTTGAAGAGTATCTGCCGTTACtggaaaatttgattttccatGCAGATTTGGTTAGTAGCAATTGGAAGATGTTTCAATGGACTTCAGATCTGAAGATACGATGGGCTAGTTCTCTGAGTTCATCTTCTTTCTTTAACCTTAGGGGTCCAAgattttttcaaattgataGCTTACGGTTTGAGCTTGGTATGACCCTTTTTCTTTATGGTGCAATCCTTCGAGAGAGGGCTCTGGAAGTTCTGCCAACAG ATTTGGTGCAGTCTGCCACCTTATTCAGAGAAGCTGCTGGAGTTTATCATCATCTGGCTCATGAGGTTCTTCCCATGTTAGAGCCTGCATTGCCTGCAGAAAGACCACCAGAAGCGATCTCATCTGTGTCCACTGTCATGAGCCTCATTTGTATGGCAGAGGCCCAG GCAGTAACTATCAGGAAGGCTGAAGAAAAAAGGACTACTGTAGGGCTCTTGGCAAAGTTACACTACGGTGTTACACAGTTACTTGATGAGGCCTATGACATTTTATATAAAGAGACTAGAGAGTGCAAAGACATTTCTTCACGGTTTGCG gaatttatattttcttgcaATGCCCTGCATGAGTTAAGAAGTCAGAAATTTTTGGCTGATGATCTGAAGAATGCTGGCCAAGTTGGGGTTGCAGTTGGAGTTCTTCGTCTTGCACTGAGCAACATTACAAAGAAGATGCCAGGGGAAGAGTCGTGGAAATCAGTGTTCAGAAAGGAAATTGATGATGTTTCTGAAATGCTTAGGAAATTCGAGCATGAGAATGAATTTGTCTGGCATGAGAAGATCCCTCACGGTGATGAGTTGCCACTACCCCAAGGTAACAAAATTGTGAGTATTATACCATATAATCCCAAAAGATGGGAGAGAGAACTTGCTTTCAAGCTATAA
- the LOC142605859 gene encoding uncharacterized protein LOC142605859 codes for MAGSDPHHAKSQGSQCEDHFQRLERERDLEGNVHTVHTDMSYSRDGSRIPHEDDAKAMQREIDHLKKSLRRARRRQTPYLSNPSFEGSQGSSYRPRSKISPSDTFSYEKDDLLGRRDKKSSSRGLGNDAMSQVLYQITKSPFSRKIEKGKLPRRFTQPMFTIYNGRIDLVEHVEERFCWAVWFSPSSSSQHRIPRTGTPVVGEDPEGTVLQMAQQDGWRPYEAESESHLSISSGHGSYYRELRDAMEPFGAVGSGKFLGYMVTHRGIEVNSAQVKAINSLQPPQNPKEVQKLMGMTTTLNRFISRSADRCRTFFQLLNKWKGFEWIRECALAFQQLKKYLSQPPIMSRPEVDEILFAYIAVAIHAVSLVLIRDDSGIQRPVYYVSKSLYEAEVRYLPLEKAILAVVHATRKLPHYFQSHTIVVLTQLPLKSVLADLVAEFAEPSLEENAKGLHMDGKSVGMISFRELLVWKVYIDGVANQRGSGVGLVLKIGGKSVQMLLDSQLVVGQVMGTLEARDPRMQEYLTSVRCLQSKLDSFTLMHISRSGNTHADSLATLATSSAQGLPRVILVEDLLKPARTASGAVHIHQVRFGPSWMDLIISFLKNDVLPEERSEADKVRRKAPRFWLSEDQKLYKRSFSGPYLLCIHPKAKESLLEELHEGICGSIQEEGL; via the exons ATGGCAGGTTCAGATCCGCATCATGCAAAGTCTCAGGGGTCCCAGTGTGAGGATCATTTCCAACGTCTTGAGCGGGAAAGGGATCTAGAGGGCAATGTGCATACGGTGCACACCGATATGAGTTATTCGCGGGATGGAAGCAGAATCCCCCATGAGGACGACGCAAAGGCCATGCAAAGGGAGATCGATCACCTTAAGAAGAGCTTGCGTCGTGCTAGACGGAGACAAACACCATATCTTTCTAATCCTTCATTTGAGGGCTCCCAAGGCAGTAGTTACAGGCCAAGGTCCAAAATTTCTCCTAGTGATACTTTCTCGTACGAGAAAGATGATCTTCTTGGTCGTAGGGATAAAAAGTCttcctccaggggcttgggaaacgatgctatgagccagGTGCTGTACCAGATCACCAAGTCACCTTTCTCACGCAAGATCGAAAAAGGAAAGCTTCCACGACGGTTCACTCAGCCCAtgttcaccatctataatggcagaaTAGATCtagtggagcac GTCGAGGAGAGATTTTGCTGGGCAGTCTGGTTTAGCCCCTCCTCAAGTAGTCAAcaccgtattccgagaaccggtaCACCAGTTGTTGGAGAAGATCCGGAAGGAACCgtacttcaaatggcccaacaaGATGGTTGGAGACCCTACGAAGCGGAATCAGAATCTCATTTGTCAATATCATCAGGAcatgggtcatactaccgagaattgcGGGACGCtatggaaccatttggagcagttg GTTCTGGTAAATTCCtgggctacatggtgactcatagaggaatagaagtaAATTCGGCACAAGTCAAGGCAATTAATAGCTTGCAACCTCCtcagaatccaaaggaagttcagaagctAATGGGGATGACTACTACTCTCAACAGGTTTATTTCTCGATCGGCTGATAGGTGTAGAACTTTCTTCCAGTTgctaaataaatggaagggattcGAATGGATCAGGGAGTGTGCcttagcttttcaacaacttaagaAGTATCTTTCTCaaccacccatcatgtctcggccagaggtggatgaaatcctgtttgcgtaTATAGCAGTGGCCATTCACGCCGTCAGCTTGGTTTTAATACGGGACGATAGTGGTATACAAAGAccagtttactatgtgagcaaATCTCTGTATGAAGCTGAAGTGCGTTATTTACCATTAGAGAAAGCGATCTTGGCCGTAGTGCATGCTACGCgtaagcttcctcactattttcaaTCCCATACAATTGTTGTTTTGACTCAACTCCCTCTTAAGTCG gtccttgctgatttagtggcagagtttgctgaaccttCATTAGAAGAGAATGCAAAGGGGTtgcacatggatggaaaatcagttggcatgatttcgTTCAGGGAACTTCTGGTTTGGAAAGTGTATATCGATGGTGTGGCGAACCAAAGGGGATCAggtgtggggctagttttg aaaataGGGGGAAAGTCAGTTCAAATGTtattggattctcaattagtcGTGGGCCAAGTGATGGGAACAttagaggctagggatccaagaatgcaagaatatttgacCTCGGTCAGGTGTTTACAATCCAAACTTGACTCTTTTACCTTGATGCATATATCTAGGAGTGGGAACACACATGCTGATTCATTAGCCACACTTGCAACATCTTCCGCTCAAGGTTTGCCCCGAGTCATTCTCGTTGAAGATTTGTTGAAACCTGCTCGGACAGCTTCTGGTGCTGTCCATATTCATCAAGTTAGGttcggacctagttggatggacctcATAATATCCTTTCTTAAGAACGATGTCCTGCCCGAGGAGAGATCTGAGGCAGATAAAGTTCGTAGAAAGGCGCCTcgcttctggttgtccgaggatcagaagctgtataaacgctccttttctGGGCCGTACTTGCTGTGTATACACCCTAAAGCAAAGGAGTCATTGTTGGAGgagttacatgaagggatttgtggaagcatACAAGAGGAAGGTCTTTAA